A genome region from Panicum virgatum strain AP13 chromosome 4K, P.virgatum_v5, whole genome shotgun sequence includes the following:
- the LOC120702743 gene encoding BURP domain-containing protein 6-like — protein MARSHAALLLLLVGAIAASGYQYQRDSVGSTFFLQHDLYPGSKMTLHFSPTAPGVPALTRARADAIPFASAKIREILALFSIPAGSPAADAVRFTLAECEAPPVPGVAAQRCATSPEAMVDFAASWLGTRAIHAGTTRLGSSRDGGAAAPPRQAYVVESVRPLPVVGRDMVACHSLPYPYAVFGCHTTTAAVFRVALAGADGSRAEALAACHKDATPGIPWPTYKKLGVTPGSVAVCHFLPQDGKLWMRN, from the exons ATGGCTAGGTCCCACGCAGCTCTTCTGCTCCTCTTG GTCGGCGCCATAGCGGCGTCAGGTTATCAGTATCAACGGGACTCGGTGGGCTCGACGTTCTTCCTCCAGCACGATCTGTACCCCGGATCCAAGATGACGCTCCATTTCAGCCCCACCGCGCCGGGGGTGCCCGCGCTCAcgcgcgcccgcgccgacgCCATCCCCTTCGCCTCCGCCAAGATCCGCGAGATCCTCGCCCTCTTCTCCATCCCGGCGGGCTCCCCCGCAGCCGACGCGGTGCGCTTCACCCTGGCCGAGTGCGAGGCCCCACCAGTGCCGGGCGTGGCGGCGCAGCGGTGCGCCACCTCCCCGGAGGCCATGGTCGACTTCGCGGCCTCCTGGCTCGGCACCCGGGCCATCCACGCGGGCACCACCAggctcggcagcagcagggacggaggggcggcggcgccgccgaggcaGGCGTACGTGGTGGAGTCCGTCCGGCCGCTGCCGGTGGTCGGCCGGGACATGGTGGCTTGCCACTCCCTGCCCTACCCGTACGCGGTGTTCGGGTGccacaccaccaccgccgccgtgtTCAGGGTGGCGCTTGCCGGGGCCGACGGGAGCAGGGCTGAGGCTCTGGCGGCGTGCCACAAGGACGCGACGCCGGGCATCCCCTGGCCGACGTACAAGAAGCTCGGCGTGACGCCGGGGAGCGTGGCGGTGTGCCACTTCCTGCCCCAGGACGGCAAGCTCTGGATGCGCAACTAA